The following are encoded together in the Pseudodesulfovibrio indicus genome:
- the hcp gene encoding hydroxylamine reductase produces MFCYQCQETAKNAGCTIKGMCGKPEETANLQDLLIFVLRGIAVYGEKLKELGQPDRTNDDFVLQGLFATITNANWDDVRFEGMIEDALNRRDALKAKFMDGYKAKNGKEYTDSLPEAATWSGPVSSFAEKAKTVGIQATEDEDVRSLREFLIIGLKGVAAYAEHAAVLGYRKPEIDDFMLEALASTTKDLSVDEMVGLVMKAGEIAVTTMALLDEANTTTYGNPEITEVNIGVGNKPGILISGHDLKDMEELLKQTEGTGIDVYTHGEMLPANYYPAFKKYDHFVGNYGGSWWHQNTEFEDFNGPILLTTNCLVPLKKSNTYLDRLYTTGVVGYEGATHIAERPEGGAKDFSGIIAQAKQCSPPTELEKGTIVGGFAHHQVTALADKVVDAVKSGAIKRFVVMAGCDGRQKSREYYTEVAENLPKDTVILTAGCAKFRYNKLDLGDIGGIPRVLDAGQCNDSYSLAVIALKLKEIFELEDINDLPVSYDIAWYEQKAVAVLLALLFLGVKGIRLGPTLPGFLSPNVAKVVIEKFDLKPIGTVQEDIAAMMAGK; encoded by the coding sequence ATGTTCTGTTACCAATGTCAAGAAACGGCTAAAAACGCAGGTTGCACAATCAAAGGAATGTGCGGAAAGCCGGAGGAAACGGCCAATCTTCAAGATCTTCTGATTTTTGTCCTTAGAGGTATCGCGGTATATGGAGAAAAACTTAAGGAATTGGGACAGCCGGACCGGACAAATGATGATTTTGTACTCCAAGGATTATTTGCGACCATTACCAACGCCAATTGGGATGATGTCCGTTTCGAAGGCATGATTGAAGATGCCCTGAATCGCCGTGACGCGCTCAAAGCGAAATTCATGGATGGTTACAAGGCAAAAAATGGCAAAGAATATACAGACTCTCTGCCCGAGGCAGCGACGTGGAGTGGGCCGGTTTCTTCTTTTGCGGAGAAGGCCAAAACCGTCGGCATCCAGGCCACTGAAGATGAAGACGTACGCTCCCTGCGTGAATTTTTGATCATCGGTCTCAAAGGCGTCGCCGCATATGCTGAGCACGCTGCTGTCCTCGGCTACCGTAAGCCGGAAATCGATGACTTCATGCTTGAAGCACTGGCTTCTACAACCAAAGACCTGTCTGTGGATGAAATGGTCGGCCTGGTTATGAAGGCTGGAGAAATCGCAGTCACAACGATGGCTCTGCTGGATGAGGCCAACACCACCACATACGGAAATCCGGAAATCACCGAAGTCAACATCGGCGTGGGTAACAAACCCGGCATCCTTATCAGCGGCCATGACCTCAAGGACATGGAAGAGCTGCTCAAGCAGACTGAGGGAACGGGCATCGACGTCTATACGCATGGCGAGATGCTCCCTGCCAACTACTATCCGGCCTTCAAGAAGTATGACCACTTCGTAGGCAACTATGGTGGTTCATGGTGGCATCAGAACACGGAATTCGAGGACTTCAATGGCCCAATCCTTCTGACCACCAACTGTCTCGTGCCGCTTAAGAAAAGCAACACCTACCTCGACCGTCTCTATACAACGGGCGTCGTGGGGTACGAAGGAGCCACGCATATCGCCGAGCGTCCCGAAGGCGGAGCCAAGGACTTTTCGGGGATCATTGCCCAGGCAAAGCAGTGTTCGCCCCCTACGGAACTCGAAAAGGGCACCATCGTCGGCGGCTTCGCGCATCATCAGGTCACCGCATTGGCCGACAAAGTCGTGGATGCCGTCAAGTCGGGTGCGATCAAGCGGTTCGTGGTCATGGCAGGTTGTGATGGACGCCAGAAGTCTCGCGAGTACTACACGGAAGTCGCAGAAAACCTTCCCAAAGACACGGTTATCCTGACCGCCGGATGTGCCAAGTTCCGCTATAACAAGCTGGACCTCGGTGACATCGGCGGTATCCCGCGTGTGCTCGACGCAGGACAGTGCAATGACTCCTATTCCCTCGCTGTCATTGCACTCAAGCTCAAGGAGATATTTGAACTGGAAGACATCAATGATCTCCCGGTGTCCTACGACATCGCCTGGTACGAACAAAAGGCCGTTGCGGTACTTCTCGCTCTGCTCTTCCTGGGCGTCAAAGGCATCCGTCTTGGACCGACTCTGCCTGGATTTCTGTCTCCCAATGTCGCCAAGGTCGTCATAGAGAAATTTGACCTCAAGCCCATTGGAACCGTTCAGGAAGACATCGCTGCCATGATGGCTGGCAAATAA
- a CDS encoding CBS domain-containing protein translates to MKKQCDPLMLTDEDILDAMQAMQGYVDITPGTFKEIYSISYDLALKRIRSLGKAEEIMTAPVHCLNKEMSLTEAASFMAEHGISGAPVIDHKGIVCGVISEKDFLRKMGLPTTAGIMSVVGECLTVNKCLVSGLRDHYVHEIMSQPPVSAREETTLAEISQLFTNHSINRIPICNMDGYPLGIITRSDLVSSMCQTV, encoded by the coding sequence ATGAAAAAACAGTGTGATCCTTTAATGCTGACAGATGAAGACATCCTCGATGCCATGCAAGCCATGCAGGGCTATGTGGACATTACACCGGGGACGTTCAAAGAAATTTATTCGATATCGTATGATTTGGCTTTGAAAAGAATCAGATCATTGGGAAAAGCGGAAGAGATCATGACCGCGCCCGTTCATTGCTTGAACAAAGAAATGAGCCTCACAGAGGCGGCTTCTTTCATGGCCGAACACGGCATCAGCGGCGCGCCGGTCATCGATCACAAAGGGATTGTCTGCGGGGTCATTTCTGAGAAGGATTTTCTCCGCAAAATGGGACTGCCAACAACCGCAGGCATCATGTCCGTCGTTGGAGAATGTCTGACAGTCAACAAGTGCTTGGTTTCCGGCCTGCGAGACCATTACGTCCATGAAATAATGAGCCAGCCTCCCGTATCCGCACGGGAGGAAACAACGCTGGCTGAAATCTCACAACTGTTCACGAACCATTCAATAAATCGAATCCCCATCTGCAATATGGATGGATACCCCCTCGGAATCATAACGAGAAGCGATCTCGTCAGCTCCATGTGTCAAACGGTGTAA
- a CDS encoding HPP family protein, producing the protein MNIFGKMKGTTQSPPRVGSSEVVWSWIGAFLGIALVGSFQSLIVDSIDRNLLIGSFGATAVLVYGAIRSPLAQPRNVLGGHVLSAIVGVLSFQIAGDITWLAAALAVSTAIALMHVTKTLHPPGGATALIAVIGGDSIHNLGYFYALIPVGLGAILLLAVALVVNNMAGKRRYPEFWL; encoded by the coding sequence ATGAATATTTTTGGAAAAATGAAAGGAACCACACAGAGTCCTCCCAGAGTCGGAAGCTCAGAGGTAGTCTGGTCGTGGATAGGCGCCTTTCTCGGCATTGCGCTTGTGGGTTCATTTCAATCTTTGATTGTCGATAGCATTGACCGCAACCTTCTGATCGGTTCATTCGGAGCCACGGCAGTCCTCGTCTACGGAGCGATACGCAGCCCGTTGGCGCAGCCACGAAACGTCCTCGGCGGACATGTCCTCTCGGCGATAGTCGGTGTGCTGTCATTTCAGATAGCGGGGGACATCACCTGGCTGGCGGCGGCCCTGGCCGTATCTACCGCCATAGCGTTGATGCACGTAACCAAGACATTACACCCTCCGGGTGGTGCGACCGCGCTCATAGCCGTGATCGGCGGCGATTCGATCCACAACCTGGGATATTTTTATGCGCTGATTCCGGTTGGTCTCGGAGCGATTCTTCTCCTCGCAGTCGCATTAGTGGTCAACAATATGGCCGGTAAGCGGCGTTATCCCGAGTTCTGGCTTTAA
- a CDS encoding anaerobic nitric oxide reductase flavorubredoxin, whose translation MSFKLTESVTWVGKIDWELQKFHGEEYSTFKGSSYNSYLVRDEKTVLIDTVYGPFGKDFVANLEREIDLDKIDYIVMNHCEVDHSGGLPELMRRIPDVPIYCSAQAVKILKGYYHSDWNFQVVKTGDTLSLGEKTLSFISAPMLHWPDSMFTYMDKENVLFSNDAFGHHLASDLMYNDLVDQEELMNECIKYYANILTPFSKLVTKKINEVVGLGLPVDFIFPSHGIMWRDNPLQIVQKYLEWADDYQEDQVTIIYDTMWNSTRDMAEAIASGIRQANKEVVIKILHVGQRDKNDILTEIFRSKMVVAGCSTINKGILSHMAGMLEMIHGLSFKNKKGAAFGSYGWSGESVKMISDSLEKAGIEVVAEGLKTLWKPDDAGRQECEAYGRQLAEYL comes from the coding sequence ATGAGTTTCAAACTGACAGAGAGCGTTACCTGGGTCGGTAAGATTGATTGGGAATTACAAAAATTCCATGGAGAGGAGTACTCAACTTTCAAAGGCTCTTCTTACAATTCATACCTCGTCCGAGATGAAAAAACAGTTCTGATCGACACGGTCTATGGCCCCTTTGGAAAGGACTTCGTCGCCAATCTGGAAAGAGAAATCGATTTGGACAAGATCGACTACATCGTCATGAACCACTGCGAGGTGGATCATAGCGGGGGGCTACCGGAACTCATGCGCCGCATACCGGACGTACCGATTTACTGTTCAGCCCAAGCGGTAAAAATACTGAAAGGCTACTACCACTCTGACTGGAATTTCCAGGTGGTCAAAACGGGAGATACTCTCTCCCTGGGAGAGAAAACCCTATCCTTCATTTCAGCCCCGATGCTCCATTGGCCGGACTCCATGTTCACCTATATGGACAAGGAGAACGTCTTATTCAGCAACGACGCCTTTGGTCACCATCTCGCATCCGACCTAATGTACAACGATTTGGTCGATCAGGAAGAACTCATGAACGAATGCATAAAATATTATGCAAACATCCTCACGCCGTTCAGCAAGTTAGTGACAAAAAAGATCAACGAAGTGGTTGGGCTGGGATTGCCCGTTGACTTCATCTTCCCCAGCCATGGCATCATGTGGCGCGACAATCCTCTTCAGATCGTCCAGAAATACCTGGAATGGGCCGACGACTACCAGGAAGATCAAGTGACCATCATTTATGACACAATGTGGAACAGCACGCGGGACATGGCCGAAGCTATAGCCTCAGGAATCCGCCAGGCAAACAAAGAGGTCGTCATCAAAATACTCCATGTCGGACAACGCGATAAGAATGACATTCTCACGGAGATCTTCCGCTCCAAAATGGTGGTGGCCGGTTGTTCGACCATCAACAAAGGCATTCTCTCCCATATGGCGGGCATGCTCGAAATGATCCACGGGCTCTCCTTCAAGAACAAAAAGGGTGCCGCCTTCGGCTCCTACGGCTGGTCGGGAGAGAGTGTCAAAATGATTTCTGACAGTCTTGAAAAAGCAGGAATAGAAGTGGTCGCGGAAGGTTTAAAGACACTGTGGAAACCCGACGATGCAGGTCGTCAGGAATGCGAAGCATACGGTCGGCAACTCGCTGAATATTTATAG
- a CDS encoding cupin domain-containing protein, whose product MSKTKKVGVAFGVEGSIQYADDSVVSQTLLNKDTGTITLFAFDEGQGLSEHTAPFDAVVHILDGQAQITIGGESHIAGKGEMIIMPANIPHALHAEQKFKMLLTMIRGS is encoded by the coding sequence ATGAGTAAGACCAAGAAAGTCGGCGTAGCTTTTGGAGTTGAGGGATCGATTCAATATGCCGATGACTCCGTCGTCAGCCAGACTCTGCTCAACAAAGATACCGGAACAATCACCCTCTTCGCCTTTGACGAAGGCCAGGGATTGAGCGAACACACAGCCCCGTTTGATGCAGTCGTCCACATTCTGGACGGACAAGCCCAGATCACCATTGGCGGAGAGTCTCATATTGCCGGTAAAGGCGAGATGATCATCATGCCTGCCAACATTCCTCATGCTCTTCATGCCGAGCAAAAGTTTAAGATGCTCCTGACCATGATTCGCGGGAGCTAA
- a CDS encoding AAA family ATPase, with protein MNSVLKELQSLQPAEHDAGEIFSGKKSNRKVRGFMAPCSFTPDLNPEYLFHDSSRDAVVWFMESSDPLYVFGPAGSGKTSLIKQLAAKLNYPVFDITGHGRLEFPDMVGHLTVEDSNMTFQYGPLALAMKFGGLFLLNEIDLLDPATAAGLNGILDGDPLCIPENGGEVIKPHPLFRFAATANTNGGTDETGLYQGTLRQNLAFMDRFWLCEIGYPSPKAEQELLHRKAPGLPKDVRTKMVDYANEVRKLFMGEADGNFRDTIEVTFSTRTLIRWADLTVRFQPLARQGIQPVTYALDRALGYRATPETRTVLHELAQRIFPQETKE; from the coding sequence ATGAATAGCGTTTTGAAAGAATTACAATCCCTCCAGCCCGCAGAACATGATGCCGGTGAGATTTTTAGCGGTAAAAAGTCCAATCGGAAAGTGCGCGGATTTATGGCCCCGTGCTCGTTTACCCCAGATCTCAACCCGGAATACCTGTTCCATGACTCCAGCCGCGATGCCGTGGTCTGGTTTATGGAATCGTCCGATCCGCTGTACGTGTTCGGACCTGCCGGTTCAGGCAAGACGAGCCTCATCAAGCAGCTTGCTGCCAAGCTCAATTACCCGGTGTTCGACATTACCGGCCATGGACGGTTGGAGTTCCCGGATATGGTCGGGCATCTTACCGTGGAAGATTCCAACATGACCTTCCAGTACGGGCCGCTTGCGCTGGCCATGAAGTTCGGCGGGCTCTTCCTCCTGAACGAAATCGACTTGCTTGATCCAGCGACTGCCGCTGGCCTGAACGGTATTTTGGACGGAGATCCACTGTGCATTCCCGAGAACGGAGGGGAGGTCATCAAGCCCCATCCACTGTTCCGGTTTGCGGCCACAGCCAACACCAATGGTGGGACCGATGAGACCGGACTCTACCAGGGAACACTTCGGCAGAACCTTGCCTTCATGGATCGGTTCTGGCTTTGCGAAATCGGTTACCCCAGTCCTAAAGCCGAGCAGGAACTATTGCATCGCAAGGCTCCGGGACTCCCCAAAGACGTGCGGACCAAGATGGTGGATTACGCCAATGAGGTCCGCAAACTGTTTATGGGTGAGGCTGACGGTAATTTCCGCGACACCATCGAAGTGACGTTCTCGACCCGTACTCTGATTCGCTGGGCAGATCTGACCGTCCGATTCCAACCGCTTGCCCGCCAAGGCATCCAACCCGTGACTTACGCATTAGACCGCGCCCTCGGCTATCGTGCCACACCGGAAACCCGGACCGTGCTGCACGAGCTGGCTCAGCGCATTTTTCCCCAGGAAACCAAGGAGTAA
- a CDS encoding DUF3150 domain-containing protein — protein MNTHTDITVLDNLMALNLDVSIWTARKKLTPADFGGAELPPGELASLGSKKVCDPRELRVFGTLKARAVNLLDRTGVRFLGGWAIPEDKADEIVTELTTIRDDFLMAKEQFLNRYDQAVQNWIAQHPGWERLIGASTVSADYVRSRIGFKWQLFKLLPPTDGTVHQGLHEEVSELGDTLFGEVAKAATDTWHRCFEGKDKVTHKALSPLRSIHSKLSGLSFVEPRVMPVMDLLDTAFNRMPKRGHIQGSALVMLQGVVSLLRDPATLLVHGQKILEGHDAADILSGLVADTIPAVREKVPAATIGFVPESVHQHAIDSHGLW, from the coding sequence ATGAATACGCATACTGACATTACCGTGCTCGACAACCTGATGGCCCTGAACCTGGATGTGAGCATCTGGACTGCCCGCAAGAAACTGACGCCTGCCGACTTCGGCGGAGCGGAATTGCCGCCCGGAGAACTCGCGTCGCTCGGCAGCAAGAAGGTCTGCGACCCGAGGGAACTGCGTGTCTTTGGCACCCTCAAGGCCCGTGCGGTAAACCTTCTTGATCGGACCGGCGTCCGTTTCCTCGGCGGCTGGGCTATCCCCGAAGACAAGGCTGATGAAATCGTGACCGAACTGACAACCATCCGGGATGATTTCCTGATGGCAAAAGAACAGTTCCTGAATCGGTATGACCAGGCTGTGCAAAACTGGATCGCTCAGCATCCCGGCTGGGAGCGGCTGATCGGCGCTTCGACGGTCAGTGCGGATTACGTCCGCAGCCGTATCGGCTTCAAGTGGCAGTTGTTCAAGCTGCTTCCGCCCACGGATGGTACTGTCCACCAGGGACTGCATGAGGAAGTGAGCGAACTCGGCGACACGCTCTTCGGCGAAGTCGCCAAGGCAGCAACCGATACCTGGCATCGCTGCTTCGAGGGCAAGGATAAAGTGACCCACAAGGCGCTGTCGCCCCTACGCTCCATCCACAGCAAACTGTCTGGTCTCAGCTTTGTTGAACCCCGCGTCATGCCTGTGATGGATCTCCTTGATACTGCCTTCAACCGCATGCCCAAACGAGGGCATATCCAGGGAAGTGCGTTGGTCATGCTTCAGGGGGTGGTGTCGCTGCTGCGAGATCCGGCTACACTCCTTGTACATGGGCAGAAGATCCTGGAAGGGCATGATGCGGCAGACATCCTGTCAGGTCTGGTTGCGGATACGATTCCGGCTGTGCGGGAGAAAGTACCTGCCGCAACGATCGGTTTTGTGCCTGAGTCGGTGCATCAGCACGCAATCGACAGCCATGGGCTTTGGTGA
- a CDS encoding VWA domain-containing protein, whose product MTNNLIMKSLPMVASVLGRKYGVKVVIGGKGAYTDGNTVHLPALPLECSETLIGLARGYIDHEAAHIRETRFDWLRLANLTPLEMHVWNTFEDWRVEHRLAKLFPGCRQNFNWLILHLFGNDNEQATDPAMAVLNWLLLSVRAWDVPSLIGQRDGVGSFIESHYPGLISRLNHVLKKVHAYCDSTQDCILYAREVVSILKDKLASELQANRGDQSDKKAVIGSSDGLPLDTVSIDSRRQLECLVHADENDLPTDLGETLAAKLRDETPVNLDESLRVAQLGTKSVKPIEPEGIVATKRASIALWTQLQGLLQSSVLTRSKIGRHGRLDARQLHRVSVADARVFKRNGRKIGIDTAVHILLDCSGSMRRRIMLTTQICHAVATALDSINGIKVAVTAFPAGSPTDGGNENSSDPTVCPILRHGERLHANFDMTATGCTPLGEALWWVLQQMQPLLESRKIILILTDGDPDSFQLALDAVEEGRRFGVEIYGLGVLSETINKLLPDHSRTVNDLSELAPAMFGMLRSALVR is encoded by the coding sequence ATGACGAACAACCTCATCATGAAGTCCCTGCCTATGGTCGCCTCCGTTCTTGGACGGAAATACGGTGTGAAAGTCGTCATCGGCGGCAAGGGCGCGTACACGGACGGCAATACTGTCCACCTGCCTGCACTCCCTCTGGAATGCAGTGAGACCCTCATCGGTCTGGCCCGTGGCTACATCGACCATGAGGCTGCACATATCCGGGAAACCCGGTTTGACTGGCTTCGTCTGGCGAACCTGACGCCGCTGGAGATGCACGTGTGGAACACTTTTGAGGACTGGCGCGTGGAACATCGGTTGGCCAAACTGTTTCCTGGTTGCAGGCAGAACTTCAACTGGCTCATTCTGCATCTGTTCGGCAATGACAACGAGCAGGCAACTGATCCGGCCATGGCTGTGCTCAACTGGCTGTTGCTGTCAGTCCGGGCGTGGGACGTTCCTTCGTTGATCGGCCAGCGTGATGGCGTGGGCAGCTTCATCGAAAGCCATTATCCGGGGTTGATCTCTCGACTGAACCACGTCCTGAAGAAGGTGCATGCGTACTGTGATTCGACCCAGGATTGCATCCTCTACGCACGGGAGGTCGTTTCGATCCTCAAGGACAAATTGGCCTCTGAACTCCAGGCAAACAGGGGCGATCAATCGGATAAGAAGGCTGTGATAGGCAGTTCTGATGGGCTACCCTTGGATACTGTCAGCATCGATTCGAGACGCCAGCTTGAGTGCCTGGTTCACGCTGATGAAAACGACTTGCCCACGGACCTTGGTGAGACTCTGGCCGCCAAACTGCGGGATGAGACGCCGGTAAACCTGGACGAGTCCCTTCGAGTGGCACAACTGGGAACCAAGAGCGTAAAGCCCATCGAGCCCGAGGGCATTGTTGCCACAAAGCGGGCGTCGATTGCCCTGTGGACCCAGCTCCAGGGACTGCTGCAATCCTCAGTGCTCACGCGAAGCAAGATCGGTCGTCATGGTCGATTGGATGCACGGCAACTACATAGAGTCTCGGTGGCTGATGCTCGTGTATTCAAGCGCAACGGGCGCAAGATCGGCATCGACACTGCTGTGCATATCCTACTGGACTGCTCAGGCTCCATGCGAAGGCGTATCATGCTGACGACCCAGATCTGTCATGCCGTGGCCACGGCCCTGGATTCCATCAACGGTATCAAAGTGGCTGTGACGGCATTCCCGGCAGGTTCTCCCACAGACGGTGGAAATGAGAATAGCTCTGACCCCACGGTCTGCCCGATACTGAGGCACGGAGAACGACTTCACGCCAACTTCGACATGACCGCTACCGGCTGTACGCCTCTCGGTGAAGCCTTGTGGTGGGTGCTTCAGCAAATGCAACCGCTTCTCGAATCGAGGAAGATAATCCTGATCCTGACGGACGGCGATCCGGATTCATTCCAACTTGCCCTTGATGCAGTTGAAGAGGGCAGAAGGTTCGGCGTCGAGATCTACGGCCTAGGCGTCCTGTCCGAGACCATCAATAAACTGCTTCCTGACCACAGTCGTACTGTCAATGACCTGTCCGAGTTGGCCCCAGCCATGTTCGGCATGTTGCGCAGTGCACTCGTCCGATAA
- a CDS encoding glycosyltransferase family protein, with amino-acid sequence MQRPRYATIADELGLTKSMPASADQFEWRPGRGSGQSPTVFLGLGPEPDKLPEWFDLPPDKPVLYLESQAFMDQIDGYAARVPAHFIHISPDEFTAPLADRARAARYLPAHRAFPSFFAPLTARLTLGGHSRTRLERTVWLPCGDADLLIAELTAAFTAKGYSVRHIDHEALGKHPGSVLPDLLREGVPDLFFSINFKGLDHYGLACALLREAGTEVGVWLVDNPFNVLPSVRSGYWRDVRLFVTDHSFIGPLIKAGARKVTHLPLAAAPALLDGTVLPDHARDLAGKLVFVGRSAFPDRDKFFAGETVGDEARALVLGDTGTRRYDYHWWRDRLGVDALWPGNAGRAVGAGAEFASRAWKFRCLEAAGRITVFGDDGWRGLANPDADLRGPLDYYAHLPAVYREAAVTLNVTGLQLPAGLNQRNFDVWCAGGYLITDTHPGLSIFPPELTDPIAYARPEEIHDLVIRHREDTRTRRDLQRAWRECILRDHTYDNRAETILKTMRL; translated from the coding sequence GTGCAAAGACCCCGATATGCCACCATCGCGGACGAACTGGGTTTGACCAAGTCCATGCCCGCGTCCGCCGACCAGTTCGAATGGCGGCCGGGGCGCGGTTCGGGCCAGTCCCCCACGGTCTTCCTCGGTCTCGGTCCCGAGCCGGACAAGCTGCCGGAATGGTTCGACCTTCCCCCGGACAAGCCGGTCCTCTACCTGGAGAGCCAGGCCTTCATGGACCAGATCGACGGGTACGCGGCCAGGGTTCCGGCCCATTTCATACATATAAGCCCGGACGAGTTCACCGCGCCCCTGGCCGACCGTGCGCGCGCGGCGCGCTACCTGCCCGCGCACCGGGCGTTCCCCTCCTTTTTCGCGCCCCTCACGGCCCGCCTGACCCTGGGCGGTCACTCCCGCACCCGGCTCGAGCGCACGGTCTGGCTGCCCTGCGGCGACGCCGACCTGCTCATTGCCGAACTGACCGCGGCGTTCACGGCCAAGGGGTATTCGGTGCGCCACATCGATCACGAAGCCTTGGGCAAGCATCCGGGGAGTGTGCTGCCCGACCTGCTGCGCGAGGGCGTACCCGACCTGTTCTTCTCGATCAACTTCAAGGGGCTGGACCACTACGGCCTGGCCTGCGCCCTGCTCCGCGAGGCCGGTACCGAGGTGGGCGTGTGGCTGGTGGACAACCCGTTCAACGTGCTGCCCTCGGTGCGCTCGGGCTACTGGCGCGACGTCCGGCTGTTCGTCACGGACCACAGCTTCATCGGCCCGCTCATTAAGGCCGGGGCGCGCAAGGTCACGCACCTGCCCCTGGCCGCCGCGCCCGCGCTCCTGGACGGCACCGTCCTGCCGGACCACGCCCGCGACCTTGCGGGCAAGCTCGTGTTCGTGGGCCGCTCGGCCTTCCCGGACAGGGACAAATTCTTCGCGGGCGAGACCGTGGGGGACGAGGCGCGCGCCCTGGTGCTCGGCGACACCGGGACTCGGCGCTACGACTACCATTGGTGGCGGGACCGGCTGGGCGTGGACGCGCTCTGGCCGGGCAACGCGGGCCGGGCCGTGGGCGCGGGCGCGGAGTTCGCCTCCCGCGCCTGGAAGTTCCGCTGCCTGGAGGCGGCGGGCAGGATCACGGTCTTCGGCGACGACGGCTGGCGCGGGCTGGCCAACCCGGACGCGGACCTGCGCGGGCCGCTGGACTACTACGCCCACTTGCCCGCCGTGTACCGCGAGGCGGCCGTGACCCTGAACGTCACCGGCCTCCAGCTCCCGGCCGGGCTGAACCAGCGCAACTTCGACGTGTGGTGCGCGGGCGGTTACCTGATCACCGACACCCATCCCGGCCTGTCCATCTTCCCGCCGGAGCTGACCGACCCCATAGCCTACGCCCGCCCGGAGGAAATCCACGACCTGGTCATCCGCCACCGCGAGGACACCCGAACCCGCCGCGATCTGCAACGAGCCTGGCGCGAATGCATCCTCCGCGACCACACCTACGACAACCGCGCGGAGACCATCCTGAAAACAATGCGCCTTTGA
- a CDS encoding RlmE family RNA methyltransferase translates to MKQYQDKYFKRAKKENYAARSVYKLKEMDKKFQIFKKGQTVLDLGAAPGSWTQFAGERVGPEGRVLAVDIQTTKHSFADNIIFLQADVFSDAPELLEAMEPLTPFDVIISDMAPKTTGIKFADQANSLELCERAFEVALKRLKKGGHFAVKIFEGGEINDYRNMIRPYFEKIKNFKPYSSRSESKEIFIVALGFKGVDG, encoded by the coding sequence ATGAAACAATACCAGGACAAATACTTCAAACGGGCCAAAAAGGAAAACTACGCCGCGCGCTCGGTCTACAAGCTCAAGGAGATGGACAAGAAGTTCCAGATCTTCAAGAAGGGCCAGACCGTTCTCGACCTCGGCGCGGCTCCCGGCTCCTGGACCCAGTTCGCCGGAGAGCGCGTGGGACCGGAGGGGCGCGTGCTGGCCGTGGACATCCAGACCACCAAGCATTCCTTTGCGGACAACATCATCTTTCTCCAGGCGGACGTGTTCTCCGACGCGCCCGAGCTGCTGGAGGCGATGGAGCCGCTGACGCCCTTCGACGTCATTATCAGCGACATGGCCCCCAAGACAACCGGAATCAAGTTCGCGGACCAGGCCAATTCGCTCGAACTGTGCGAGCGCGCCTTCGAGGTGGCGCTCAAGCGCCTCAAGAAGGGCGGCCACTTCGCGGTCAAGATATTCGAGGGCGGCGAGATCAACGACTACCGGAACATGATCCGCCCGTATTTCGAGAAGATAAAGAATTTCAAGCCGTACAGTTCCCGGTCCGAGAGCAAGGAGATATTCATCGTTGCGCTTGGCTTTAAGGGCGTTGACGGGTAG